One Mycolicibacterium parafortuitum DNA segment encodes these proteins:
- a CDS encoding lipid-transfer protein has protein sequence MSPDPVYILGAGMHPWGKWGRDFTEYGVVAARAALTEANLDWQQIQLVAGADTIRNGYPGFVAGATFAQKLGWNGIPVTSSYAACASGSQALQSARAHILAGLCDVALVIGADTTPKGFFAPVGGERRNDPDWQRFHLIGATNTVYFALLARRRMDLYGATVDDFAAVKVKNARHGINNPYARYRKEATIDDVLASPVVSDPLRLLDICATSDGAAALIVASKDFTEKHLGTTAGVPSVRAISLQSPQYPQHLPELPDIATDSTAVVPGPDRVFKDQILDAAYTEAGIGPEDLSIAEVYDLSTALELDWYEHLGLCARGEAEHLLRSGATTLGGRIPVNPSGGLASFGEAIPAQAIAQICELTWQLKGQATGRQVEGATVGITANQGLFGHGSSVIIAR, from the coding sequence ATGAGCCCGGACCCGGTCTACATCCTCGGCGCGGGCATGCACCCCTGGGGCAAATGGGGCCGCGACTTCACCGAATACGGCGTCGTGGCAGCCCGGGCCGCCCTGACCGAGGCCAACCTCGACTGGCAACAAATCCAACTCGTCGCCGGTGCCGACACCATCCGCAACGGCTACCCCGGCTTCGTCGCCGGAGCCACCTTCGCCCAAAAACTCGGCTGGAACGGCATCCCCGTCACCTCCAGTTACGCCGCCTGCGCCTCCGGCTCCCAAGCCCTGCAATCCGCACGCGCCCACATCCTGGCCGGCCTGTGCGACGTCGCCCTGGTCATCGGCGCCGACACCACCCCCAAAGGCTTCTTCGCCCCCGTCGGCGGCGAACGCCGCAACGACCCCGACTGGCAACGCTTCCACCTCATCGGGGCCACCAACACCGTCTACTTCGCCCTCCTCGCCCGCCGCCGCATGGACCTCTACGGCGCCACCGTCGACGACTTCGCCGCCGTCAAAGTCAAAAACGCCCGCCACGGCATCAACAACCCGTACGCCCGCTACCGCAAAGAAGCCACCATCGACGACGTCCTGGCCTCCCCCGTCGTCTCCGACCCCCTACGCCTGCTCGACATCTGCGCCACCAGCGATGGCGCCGCCGCACTCATCGTCGCCTCCAAAGACTTCACCGAAAAACACCTCGGCACCACCGCCGGAGTCCCCTCGGTGCGCGCAATCAGCCTGCAATCACCCCAATACCCCCAACACCTACCCGAACTACCCGACATCGCCACCGACTCCACCGCCGTCGTACCCGGCCCCGACCGCGTCTTCAAAGACCAAATCCTCGACGCCGCCTACACCGAAGCCGGCATCGGCCCCGAAGACCTGTCGATAGCCGAGGTCTACGACCTATCCACCGCCCTCGAACTCGACTGGTACGAACACCTCGGCCTCTGCGCCCGCGGCGAGGCCGAACACCTCCTACGCTCCGGAGCCACCACCCTCGGCGGCCGCATCCCCGTCAACCCCTCCGGCGGCCTCGCCAGCTTCGGCGAAGCCATCCCCGCCCAAGCCATCGCCCAAATCTGCGAACTCACCTGGCAACTCAAAGGCCAAGCCACCGGCCGCCAAGTCGAGGGCGCCACCGTCGGCATCACCGCCAACCAAGGACTCTTCGGCCACGGCAGCTCCGTCATCATCGCCCGCTGA
- a CDS encoding alpha/beta fold hydrolase, whose product MNTIDYHDSLREVATPAGVLRYHEAGDGPPLLLLHGSGPGVTGWRNFRGNLAVFAEHFRCLVLEFPGFGVSDDFGGHPMLDAQGSVVAFVDALGLDRVDIVGNSMGGGVGINFAVNHGARIGKLITIGGIGTNIFTPGPSEGIRLLQEFTEDPTRQRLVDWLHSMVYDPALVTEQLIEERWQLATDPETLAAARRMYGKAAFAAMMEMMRNADFPLPWATMHKVKAPTLLTWGRDDRVSPLDMALVPMRTIPNAEFHVFPNCGHWVMIEAKAAFERTALSFLTDGKVAR is encoded by the coding sequence ATGAACACCATCGATTACCACGACTCGTTGCGTGAGGTCGCGACACCGGCGGGGGTGCTGCGCTATCACGAGGCCGGTGACGGACCGCCGCTGCTGCTGTTGCACGGCTCGGGTCCCGGCGTGACCGGGTGGCGCAACTTCCGCGGCAACCTCGCCGTCTTCGCCGAGCACTTCCGGTGTCTCGTGCTGGAATTCCCGGGGTTCGGCGTCAGCGACGACTTCGGCGGTCATCCCATGCTGGACGCGCAGGGCTCGGTGGTCGCGTTCGTCGACGCGCTGGGCCTCGACCGCGTCGACATCGTCGGCAACTCGATGGGCGGCGGCGTCGGGATCAACTTCGCGGTCAATCACGGCGCCCGGATCGGGAAGCTGATCACCATCGGCGGGATCGGGACGAACATCTTCACCCCCGGGCCCAGCGAGGGCATCCGGCTGCTGCAGGAGTTCACCGAGGACCCGACGCGCCAGCGGCTCGTCGACTGGCTGCACTCGATGGTGTACGACCCGGCGCTGGTGACCGAGCAATTGATCGAGGAGCGTTGGCAACTCGCCACCGACCCAGAGACCCTGGCTGCCGCACGGCGGATGTACGGCAAGGCCGCGTTCGCGGCGATGATGGAGATGATGCGCAACGCCGACTTCCCGCTGCCGTGGGCGACCATGCACAAGGTGAAGGCGCCGACGCTGCTGACGTGGGGTCGCGACGACCGGGTCAGCCCGCTGGATATGGCGCTGGTGCCGATGCGCACGATCCCGAACGCGGAGTTCCACGTGTTCCCGAACTGCGGGCACTGGGTGATGATCGAAGCGAAGGCCGCGTTCGAGCGCACAGCGCTGTCGTTCCTGACCGACGGGAAGGTTGCCCGATGA
- a CDS encoding Zn-ribbon domain-containing OB-fold protein, translated as MTTVPAIDGWFATDESGATHLIGGKCTGCGTFVFPPRENNCPNPGCASDELALVPLSRQGTLWSYTENRYAPPPPYPSPDPFEPFAVAAVELADEGLIVLGKVVDGTLAADLTIGMTMELTTMTLYTDDNGVERTTHAWRIAQ; from the coding sequence ATGACCACAGTGCCCGCGATCGACGGGTGGTTTGCGACTGATGAGTCCGGTGCGACGCATTTGATCGGTGGTAAGTGCACCGGGTGTGGGACGTTTGTGTTCCCGCCACGGGAGAACAACTGCCCCAACCCCGGGTGTGCCAGTGACGAGTTGGCGTTGGTGCCGCTCTCGCGGCAGGGCACCCTGTGGTCCTACACCGAAAACCGCTACGCCCCACCCCCGCCGTACCCGTCCCCGGACCCGTTCGAACCGTTCGCCGTCGCGGCCGTGGAACTGGCCGACGAAGGCCTGATCGTGCTGGGCAAGGTCGTCGACGGCACCCTGGCCGCCGACCTGACCATCGGCATGACCATGGAACTGACCACCATGACCCTCTACACCGACGACAACGGTGTCGAACGCACCACCCACGCCTGGAGGATCGCCCAATGA